A section of the Echeneis naucrates chromosome 12, fEcheNa1.1, whole genome shotgun sequence genome encodes:
- the derl2 gene encoding derlin-2 isoform X2, with protein sequence MAYQTLQQEYLQIPVVTRAYTTACVLTTAAQLEIITPFQLYFNPDLILRNYQVWRLITNFLFFGPVGFNFLFNMIFLYRYCRMLEEGSFRGRTADFVFMFLFGGLLMTIFGTFVSLVFLGQAFTIMLVYVWSRRNPNVRMNFFGLLNFQAPFLPWVLMGFSLLLGNSIIVDLLGIAVGHVYFFLEDVFPNQPGGGRWLKTPSIIKMLFDTPEEDANYNPLPEERPGGFAWGEGQRLGG encoded by the exons ATGGCTTACCAGACTCTACAGCAGGAGTACCTTCAGATTCCTGTTGTTACCAGGGCATATACGACCGCATGTGTCCTCACAACTGCTGCA CAACTAGAGATCATCACACCGTTTCAACTATACTTCAATCCAGATTTGATTCTCAGGAATTACCAG GTATGGCGGTTAATAaccaacttcctgtttttcgGTCCAGTTGGCTTCAATTTCCTGTTCAATATGATTTTCCT GTACAGATACTGTCGTATGCTAGAGGAGGGCTCTTTCAGGGGACGCACGGCTGActttgtcttcatgttcctctttgGTGGCCTTTTGATGACT ATATTTGGCACTTTTGTGAGCCTGGTGTTCCTGGGCCAGGCTTTCACCATCATGCTGGTTTACGTGTGGAGTCGACGAAACCCAAATGTTCGCATGAATTTCTTCGGCTTGTTGAATTTCCAGGCACCCTTCCTGCCCTGGGTGCTGATGGGATTCTCACTTCTGTTGGGCAACTCCATCATCGTAGATCTTTTAG GTATTGCAGTTGGTCATGTGTACTTCTTCCTGGAGGATGTTTTCCCCAACCAGCCAGGTGGTGGGAGGTGGCTCAAGACCCCATCGATAAT AAAGATGCTGTTTGACACTCCAGAGGAAGATGCCAACTACAACCCCTTACCTGAAGAGCGCCCAGGAGGGTTCGCCTGGGGGGAGGGACAGCGCCTTGGAGGTTAA
- the derl2 gene encoding derlin-2 isoform X1 produces MAYQTLQQEYLQIPVVTRAYTTACVLTTAAVQLEIITPFQLYFNPDLILRNYQVWRLITNFLFFGPVGFNFLFNMIFLYRYCRMLEEGSFRGRTADFVFMFLFGGLLMTIFGTFVSLVFLGQAFTIMLVYVWSRRNPNVRMNFFGLLNFQAPFLPWVLMGFSLLLGNSIIVDLLGIAVGHVYFFLEDVFPNQPGGGRWLKTPSIIKMLFDTPEEDANYNPLPEERPGGFAWGEGQRLGG; encoded by the exons ATGGCTTACCAGACTCTACAGCAGGAGTACCTTCAGATTCCTGTTGTTACCAGGGCATATACGACCGCATGTGTCCTCACAACTGCTGCAGTG CAACTAGAGATCATCACACCGTTTCAACTATACTTCAATCCAGATTTGATTCTCAGGAATTACCAG GTATGGCGGTTAATAaccaacttcctgtttttcgGTCCAGTTGGCTTCAATTTCCTGTTCAATATGATTTTCCT GTACAGATACTGTCGTATGCTAGAGGAGGGCTCTTTCAGGGGACGCACGGCTGActttgtcttcatgttcctctttgGTGGCCTTTTGATGACT ATATTTGGCACTTTTGTGAGCCTGGTGTTCCTGGGCCAGGCTTTCACCATCATGCTGGTTTACGTGTGGAGTCGACGAAACCCAAATGTTCGCATGAATTTCTTCGGCTTGTTGAATTTCCAGGCACCCTTCCTGCCCTGGGTGCTGATGGGATTCTCACTTCTGTTGGGCAACTCCATCATCGTAGATCTTTTAG GTATTGCAGTTGGTCATGTGTACTTCTTCCTGGAGGATGTTTTCCCCAACCAGCCAGGTGGTGGGAGGTGGCTCAAGACCCCATCGATAAT AAAGATGCTGTTTGACACTCCAGAGGAAGATGCCAACTACAACCCCTTACCTGAAGAGCGCCCAGGAGGGTTCGCCTGGGGGGAGGGACAGCGCCTTGGAGGTTAA